TGGAGTACACCGAGGACAAGGCGAAGATCGCCGAGTGGGTCCCGCTGATGATGAAGGGCCGCGACATGAGCCGGTCAATGGCGGCCACGCGCGTGGAGCACGGAACGGACGTCGACTTTGGCGCGCTGACCCGCAAGCTGTTTGCGTATCTGCTGACCAGGAAGCAGGCCCGCCTGTGCCTGCGGCATCGCGTCACTGACATCCGCCGCAGCAAGGAATGCCGCTGGGATGTGAATGTGAAGAGCCTGGTGACGGGGCGTGAGTCCACCGTCTGCGCGAAGTTTGTCTTCATCGGCGCCGGTGGCGGAGCTCTGCCGTTGCTGCAGGATGCAGGCATTGAAGAGGGCAAGGGCTACGGCGGCTTCCCGGTCAGCGGACAGTGGTTGCGCTGCACGAATCCGGAGGTCGTGGCGCAGCACTCGGCCAAGGTCTACGGCAAGGCTTCCGTGGGCGCTCCACCTATGTCCGTGCCACATCTGGACATGCGCATGACCAACGGCAAGAAGGAGTTGCTGTTCGGGCCGTATGCGGGCTTTACGACCAAGTACCTGAAGCATGGCTCCTACCTGGACATGATCAAGTCCGTGCGGCCCAGCAACATCCTCCCGATGATCAAGGCGGGCCTGGATAACTTGGACCTGACGAAGTACCTGATCAAGGAAGTGCTGCAATCTCCTGGCGACCGCCTAAAGAGCCTGCGCAAGTTTGTGCCGGATGCGAAGCTTGAAGACTGGGAGCTGGCCATCGCCGGGCAGCGGGTGCAGATCATCAAATCGCACCCGAGCAAGGGCGGCGTACTGGAGTTCGGCACCGAGGTCATCCGCGACGCCGAAGGCTCGATTGCGGCCCTTCTTGGAGCGTCTCCAGGGGCCTCTACGGCGGTCAGCATCATGCTGGGCATGGTGGAGAAGGGAATTACCGTTATGAGCCCGGAGAAGGCCAGGGAGAAGCTGGCGGAGATTATTCCGTCGTTCGGCAAGCAGCTTGACCAGGAGCTCGATCTGCTGGACGCGGTGACGGCACGAAGCCGTGCGGCGCTGGGCATCGGCTAAGCAATCAACTGTTTGTCATCTCGACCGAAGCGTAGCGCAGTAGAGAGACCTGCATTCCAGAGTGCAGGTTTCTCCGCTCCGCAAGGCGGAAATGCAGCCTTGCTCCGGTCGAAATGACAAAGCATGATGATCCATTTTCCTGTTGCAGGTAGAGCGGCCAGCGTGATCCGTGGTAGTTTGGTTCCCTGATTTTTGGAGGGATACCGGCGCATGCGGAAGAAGATCACGATTGTTGGTGCAGGCAATGTAGGCGCAACCGCGGCAAACTGGATTGTAGAAAAAGAACTCGGTGACGTAGTGCTTGTTGACGTAGCCGAAGGCATACCCCAGGGCAAGGCGCTGGACCTGCTGGAGGCCATGCCGATTGAGAAGCGCGACTGCTCGGTGATTGGCACCAACGATTACGCGGAGACGACAAACTCTGACGTGGTGGTCATCACGGCAGGCATTCCGCGCAAGCCGGGTATGAGCCGCGATGACCTGTTGCAGACCAACTTCAAGATCATGAGCGACGTGGTGAGCAAGGTGATAGCCGTCTCGCCAAACTCCATCCTCGTCGTCGTCTCCAACCCCCTGGATGCCATGGCGCAGACCGCCTTCAAGCTCAGCGGCTTCCCGCGCGAGCGGGTTATCGGCATGGCGGGCGTGCTGGACTCGGCCCGGTTCCGGACGTTTATTGCCGAAGAGCTTCATGTCTCGGTGGAGAACGTTACGGCCTTTGTCCTTGGCGGCCACGGCGACACCATGGTGCCGCTGCCGCGCTACTCGACGGTGGCTGGTATTCCCATCACCGAGCTGATTCCGGCAGACCGTGTGGAGGCGCTGGTGCAACGCACCCGCGACGGAGGCGCGGAGATTGTGAAATACCTGAAGACCGGCTCGGCGTTCTATGCCCCCTCAGCCGCTGCAGTGGAGATGGTCGAGGCCATCCTGAAGGACAAGAAGAAGATTCTGCCCTGCGCCGTGTACCTGGAGGGCGAATACGGCATCAGCGGACTCTACGTCGGTGTGCCGGTCAAGCTGGGAGAGAAGGGCGTGGAGCAGATCATCGAAATCAAGCTGACAGCCGACGAACAGGCCGCGCTGAATCGCAGTGCGGATTCGGTGAAAGAGCTTTGTGGCGTGATTGGGATGGCTTGAAGGCAGTTGTGAGTTTCTTAGGTGTTAGTTTTCAGAAAAGGCAAAAGGCCCGCCGGTTGGCGGGCCTTTCTGTGCTGCGACGTAGTGAGTCGTTATGCGACGCGCTCGATCACCAGCGACTCGATCTGGACATCCTTCTTCGGACGGTCCATTGCGCCGGTGGGGACCTTGCTGATCTTCTCGACCAGGTCGTAGCCCTCGACCACTTCGCCGAAGATGGTGTGGCGGCCGGTCAGCCATGTGGTGGGGGCAACCGTGATGAAGAACTGGCTGCCGTTGGTGTTGGGGCCTGCATTTGCCATCGCCAGCTTGCCCTTTTCCTGGAAGCCGTGCGGGCTGCCCTTGGTCTCGTCTGCAAAGCGGTAGCCGGGGCCGCCCATGCCGGAGCCTTCCGGATCGCCACCCTGGATCATGAAGTCAGGAATCACGCGATGGAAGATGGTGCCGTCGTACAGCTTGGCGCCCTTCTTCGACGGCGAGGTCCAGTCCTTGGTGCCTTCGGCCAGACCGATGAAATTGGCAACGGTCTCCGGCGCGTCCTTCTCGAACAGGCGGCAGACGATGGTGCCCTCAGTGGTATTGAAAACGGCGTAGGTGCCGGGGGTACGTGACATAGTTTCTCCTTGCGATAGTCAGGATACAGGAATTGGGTGGATTTACTGGGCTGTTGGCGCGGGCGTTACAGCGGCAGGCGCCGGCATGGGGTCCGGAGGCAGGGGCTGGCCCTCGGGGACGATGGTGACCTTATTGATGGTCACCGGCGTCAAAGGTTTGTCCTGCGAATTGGTCGGGACGCGGGCAATGGTCTGCACGACGACCACCGAATGCGCGTCGCACTGGCCAAAGATGGTGTGCTTGCCGTTCAACTCCATCACCGGAGCCTCGGTAACGAAAAACTGGCTGCCATTGGTGCCGGGGCCGGAGTTGGCCATAGCGAGCCGGCCGGGCTGGTTGAAGGTCAGCGCCGGGGTCAGCTCGTCATTGAACATGAAGCCGGGGTCGCCGGTGCCGTTGCCGGCGCGGTCGCCGCCCTGGATCATGAACCGCGGAATGACGCGGTGGAAGGTGGTGCCGTCGTAGAAGCGCGTGTTGTGCTTCCGTTCCTGGCTGAGCGGATCGGCCCAGTCCTTGGTGCCGTTGGCCAGGTCAATGAAGTTGGCAACGGTAATGGGGGCTTCCTTCTGGAAGAACTGGCAGGTCAGCCGCCCCATAGAGGTGTCAATGACGGCCGTTGGGCCGTTCGGCTTGGCCTCCTGCACGATGTTGGCCGTGGTACTGGGCGTGTCCGGCAGGTCATCGACCGGCTTGGGCGCGGGCGTTGTCTGCTGCTGGGCGAAGGCGGAGACTGCGAGCGAAACACTAAGGACGAAAGCGCGAACCATCACCCTTAAAGCCTACTAGGTCTGGCGCACTTTCGTCCTGTTGTGTCAGAGAGCACCGGCAGTCTCAATCACAGCCGTTGAGAGCATCGCAGTGGGCGCAACCGGAGGATCCGGAGCGACCAGAAAGCGCCGTGAAAGGGCGGAAGCGAAGACCCCGGTCTCGTCATGGTGAGCGGTATGGCGGTGAATATGCAGATATTCATGCTGGAAGACGCGGGAGATGGCTCGCGCCATGGCATCCATGCGCTCCGCAGGCTTCATGGGAGCGATCGCATCGTTGATCGTCTGTGCGATCTCCTGGCAGTCGATCAGGATGTAATTGATTGGCTCGCCATTGACGAAGGGAACGGAACCAAGCGGTCTGGGAGCGTGGGGAGGGGGAAGCTGGGGCAGAATGTCACAGGAGCCGGTGAAGCGTACGAACAGTATTTCGGGGAAGTCTGAGGCGGCGGAGGGCATCTGCGAGAGGTAGAAGAGTGGGGAGGGGTGACCGGGACTTAGTTCCTGCCAGCGTTGCTGTATTTCTGTAGCAACCGCATTTGCAAAAGCTGGTTTGAAGTTCTCTGGATGGTCTGGCTTCAGGATGAGGGCTGGTTGGGTGTAGTGCTGCGCCCTGGCGGGGAAGGAAACCGTCAACAGAAAAAATAGCCCGAGGACAAACAAACAACAACGTGAAACTTTCATTGCAACTTACCTGCGGCCTTTCTTGGGCCGCCGAGTAAGATGCTCCTCTGTTCGCTTGTTTGTAAAGGGATTTTAGATATTTTTTTGAGATTTTTTAGTCCGGGAAGATCGACTGGTTACTGGCGACCTATTCCCGGACTATCTTCGTCTTATAGGAATTTAACCTTCGAAACTAACTTCCCCGTAACACGTCTTACTGGAAGGATGGGTCGGCCTTCGCCTGCACTTCGCGGAAGACACGCAGCAGGTTTCCACCCAGTAGTTTCTTCATGTCGGCGGCGGAGTAGCCGCGCGCCATCAGTGCTGCGGTGATCTTTGGCAGGTCGGCGGCGGAGTCGATTCCCGCTGGTGGTTGCGGTATGCCATCGAAGTCTGTGCCGATGCCGACATGGTCAATGCCGGCAATCTTGATGACATGGTCAAAGTGGTCGATCAGCGACTCCAGGGGAGCGCGGCCGATCTTTGCCGCATACTTGCGGTCAATCGCGTCCGACGCGGCATAGGAGACGGGAATCCCCTTGGCGTGGCATTCGGCTTCCAGGGCGTCCTGCTCTTTCTGCCGTTCCGGCCTGCTGGCGTTCCATGCCTGGCGCCACTTCTCGTCGATGAAGGCAGGGAAGAAGTTCACCATCACCACGCCTCCGTTTTTGGCGACGGCGTGAATCTGGTCATCGGTCAGGTTGCGTGTGGACTGCGTCAGCGCACGTGCCGAAGAGTGTGAGGCGATGATGGGCGATTTGCTGACCTCGATGACGTCCCAGAAGGTCTTGTCGGCAACATGAGAGACGTCGACCATCATGCCCAGCTTGTTCATCTCCGCGACGACCTGCTTGCCGAACTCCGTCAGGCCGTTGTGGTGTTTCACGGCGGGGTCGTCCATGTCGCCGGAACTGTCGGCCCAGTCGTTGGTGTTGGACCAGGTCAGCGTCATGTAGCGGACGCCGAGGCGGTAGTAATCGCGCAGCAGACCCAGATTGTTCTCAATCGAGTGGCCGCCCTCAATGCCCATGCAGGCGGCGAATTTTCCGACCTTGTGCGCGGCGACGATCTCATCCGGAGTACGGCACAGCGACATCTGAGCCGGGTGCAGACGCACCTGCTCCAGAACACCGTCAATCAGCGACAGGGTCCGCACGGCGGACCGGTTTGCCGGAAACTGGGACGGGTCCACCCAGATGGAGAAGAACAGGGCGTCCAGGTTGCCCTTCTTTGCCGACTCGTAGTTGATCATGCCACCGTTGAGCGGGGCCAGGAAGTCCCAGTGCTCGTCGACAAAGCGCTGCGGCGTGTCGGCATGGGTATCAATCACAAGAGCTTCGGCGTGAACTTTGGCGGGGTCCTGTTGCATGGTCTTCTTTCGAGATTCCTGCTGGCCCGGCGAGGCGATGGCCAGATTCAGGGTTGTGGTCGCGATCAGGAGGAAGCGAACAATTTTCATTGGCGAATGGAAGGTACTGCTCTATGGTAGCGGTATCCAGCTTATCCATGGAGTTCTGAAAGTGATGCAATCGCTACGCAAAGGCTTGCTGTGCCTGCTCACGCTCGTTTCGGCCACAATGGCACACGCTGCCGAGAAGAAGCCGCAAATCCCCGAAAACGCAACCTTTGCGGTGAAGCCGATCGATGGTTTTGAGTACTTTCTGATTGCGGCCATATACAAAAGAGAGCTGCCCATAACGATTGTTCGAAATCCTGCTACGGCGGACTATGTCATCGATGGCAGCATAGACTCGACACGCGCTTCCACAGCGAAGGCCTTCTGGCTGGGCGTTGATGCAGAGCATCTGGACGCCACGCTCAATCTGACACGGAATAGTGATCGCACGCAGGTATGGCAGGAAAAGGCATCGGCAGCTCTGGCGAACCGGGGGCAGCAAAGCGTTGCTGATAGCTTTGCAAAGCACCTTTCCAGGGAGATAGAGGGCAAGCAGAGGAAGCCCTACGAACTTGTCGTGGAGCCAAAGGTGTACGTGGCGGTGGAGGGCGAGTTTCGGCTCGCGATGCTCGAGGCATGGAAAGCGAAGCAGGTTCCGGCGACGATTGTCAGTAGCCGCGAGGATGCGGACTACATTTTGGAAGGTGTCTCACGCACGACAAAGGCGGATACCCGCCACAAAGTGCTGTTGCTCAACTGGCAATCGCGAGAACAGGCAGCGATTGCCTTGTTTGACCGTCAGGGCGCAGTCCGGTTTGCTTATGCGTACTACTTCGAGCAATCCCATCATGGCGTGAAAAGCTCTGCGGAATCCTGCGCCAAGTATCTTGGCGACCAGTTTCGCAGCGCAAATAAGCACCCGGAACCGTAGGAAACCCCAACGGCATACTCTGCGTCAGAGTATGCCCAGAGAGGTGATTGAACTATGGGTATCGGCGTAAATTCGACCAAAGATCCGGCGCGTCCCTCGCACGAGGCGCTGGTGCATCGCGAAGGCGACACGGAAAACCTGAACAAGCTTAACCAGGAAGCCATGGAGGCAGCCCGCCGGGGCCAACAGCGCATCAAAGAAACTGAGAAGACGGCACCAGGTAACAAGCTCTTCACCAAGTAATCTTCACGACGTAGCGCCTTGAGCGTGACCCCGAACAGAAGAGGAAAAGCCCCGCCAAATGCGGGGCTTTTCTCATGCTTGTTTCAGGGCGATCACTTTTTCTGTTCGTCGGGAATGAAGTGGTCTTCCACGGCTTTCTTCATCAGGTTGGGCGGCAGGAGTCCCTGCGCCAGGATGAAGTCGTGGAAGCGCTGCTGGTTGAATTTTGGCCCCAGGGCCGCCTGGGTCGACTTCCGCAGTTCCAGCAGGCGCGTATAGCCGTAGAAATAGCTGTTGGCTTGGCCCGGCATGCGGAAGGTGTAACGCTCCACCTCCTGGTTGGCGAAAGGGACGGACATGCCTACATCGGAGGTGAGGACGCGCATCGCCTCCTGAGGGGTTACCTTGCCGGACTGCAGTTCCGGGTCCAGGAAGGCACGGGCGGCGCGCAGAAGGCGGAACTGCAGGCTGATCAACTGGCCTTCGAGCGGCATGTAGGGCAGCGTGATGTACTCGGCGTAGAGTCCCCAGCCTTCTGCGTTGGTGGAGTTGAAAGCATAGAGAGCGCGGGCCTTGGAGACGCCGTGCTCCACCATGGAATCAAACTGCAGTTCGTGGCCGGGGCGGGCTTCATGGGCGATCAGCGTCCAGGTGGCGGCGTCAAAGGTGTAGTCATCCACCTTCTGTGCGGCTGCGCCACCCACGGCCGGCATGTTCAAAGGAAGCACAAAGACGCCGCGCTGGCCGGTGTTGTTCAGGAATGGCGGCGGAATCATATGCGGGGCCGGCTGCTGGACAGATTCCGCCGGAGAGCCAAGACGGATGATTGCAGGGCGGTCCGGCAGCGTGACCAGGTGCTGTGTCTCGATAATCTCTTCAATCGCGTGCAGGCGCTTCTCGTAGAAGGGCAGAATCTCGTCGTTGGTCATCTGTTTCAGCTTCAGTTGCGCGATGACATAGCGGTAGTCCGAGTTCGGCAGGTGGTCGCGCTGGGCGATCCTGGTCGCAATCTGCTGCATCTGCGCCTGGTAGTCCTGAAAGGCGGCATGCGCCAGGCGGTCAATCTGTGCCGGCGTAATGTCGATGCCGTAGTCAGCAAAGTTCAGGGCATACTCTTCCGGAGTCAGACGGAAGTCGGTG
Above is a genomic segment from Terriglobus tenax containing:
- the mqo gene encoding malate dehydrogenase (quinone), whose protein sequence is MTVEIAPREQVDIVLIGAGIMSATLGTLLRQLDPSLSILCFESLDRVAAESSDAWNNAGTGHAAFCELNYTPQKPDGSVGIAKAVQINQQFQESLQFWTYLVEQGKLDKPQDFITRVPHMSFVTTDKSVSFLRKRYEALSKNPLFREMEYTEDKAKIAEWVPLMMKGRDMSRSMAATRVEHGTDVDFGALTRKLFAYLLTRKQARLCLRHRVTDIRRSKECRWDVNVKSLVTGRESTVCAKFVFIGAGGGALPLLQDAGIEEGKGYGGFPVSGQWLRCTNPEVVAQHSAKVYGKASVGAPPMSVPHLDMRMTNGKKELLFGPYAGFTTKYLKHGSYLDMIKSVRPSNILPMIKAGLDNLDLTKYLIKEVLQSPGDRLKSLRKFVPDAKLEDWELAIAGQRVQIIKSHPSKGGVLEFGTEVIRDAEGSIAALLGASPGASTAVSIMLGMVEKGITVMSPEKAREKLAEIIPSFGKQLDQELDLLDAVTARSRAALGIG
- the mdh gene encoding malate dehydrogenase codes for the protein MRKKITIVGAGNVGATAANWIVEKELGDVVLVDVAEGIPQGKALDLLEAMPIEKRDCSVIGTNDYAETTNSDVVVITAGIPRKPGMSRDDLLQTNFKIMSDVVSKVIAVSPNSILVVVSNPLDAMAQTAFKLSGFPRERVIGMAGVLDSARFRTFIAEELHVSVENVTAFVLGGHGDTMVPLPRYSTVAGIPITELIPADRVEALVQRTRDGGAEIVKYLKTGSAFYAPSAAAVEMVEAILKDKKKILPCAVYLEGEYGISGLYVGVPVKLGEKGVEQIIEIKLTADEQAALNRSADSVKELCGVIGMA
- a CDS encoding peptidylprolyl isomerase, which codes for MSRTPGTYAVFNTTEGTIVCRLFEKDAPETVANFIGLAEGTKDWTSPSKKGAKLYDGTIFHRVIPDFMIQGGDPEGSGMGGPGYRFADETKGSPHGFQEKGKLAMANAGPNTNGSQFFITVAPTTWLTGRHTIFGEVVEGYDLVEKISKVPTGAMDRPKKDVQIESLVIERVA
- a CDS encoding peptidylprolyl isomerase; amino-acid sequence: MVRAFVLSVSLAVSAFAQQQTTPAPKPVDDLPDTPSTTANIVQEAKPNGPTAVIDTSMGRLTCQFFQKEAPITVANFIDLANGTKDWADPLSQERKHNTRFYDGTTFHRVIPRFMIQGGDRAGNGTGDPGFMFNDELTPALTFNQPGRLAMANSGPGTNGSQFFVTEAPVMELNGKHTIFGQCDAHSVVVVQTIARVPTNSQDKPLTPVTINKVTIVPEGQPLPPDPMPAPAAVTPAPTAQ
- a CDS encoding dipeptidase; the protein is MKIVRFLLIATTTLNLAIASPGQQESRKKTMQQDPAKVHAEALVIDTHADTPQRFVDEHWDFLAPLNGGMINYESAKKGNLDALFFSIWVDPSQFPANRSAVRTLSLIDGVLEQVRLHPAQMSLCRTPDEIVAAHKVGKFAACMGIEGGHSIENNLGLLRDYYRLGVRYMTLTWSNTNDWADSSGDMDDPAVKHHNGLTEFGKQVVAEMNKLGMMVDVSHVADKTFWDVIEVSKSPIIASHSSARALTQSTRNLTDDQIHAVAKNGGVVMVNFFPAFIDEKWRQAWNASRPERQKEQDALEAECHAKGIPVSYAASDAIDRKYAAKIGRAPLESLIDHFDHVIKIAGIDHVGIGTDFDGIPQPPAGIDSAADLPKITAALMARGYSAADMKKLLGGNLLRVFREVQAKADPSFQ
- a CDS encoding DUF885 domain-containing protein: MKITAAAFLTLTALPLLAQEKQPAWVRTSDGYTQLLLDLDKKYSPESASGQGLAQFDADISVPTLANEDAQRKDTEAVLAKLVSAEKSEPDELVRQDLDILIDSTQRDFKRQDYSRAHNVPFINAAGYVYSGIEALLDDQVTPDRRKAALVRLAKYTGQTKGFQPITAILRQRTEEQIAKPGMIYPAKMRMELELSRNKARVDGIADLFRKYKLTGWEANYALLQKQLTDYDTWLKATVLPKARTDFRLTPEEYALNFADYGIDITPAQIDRLAHAAFQDYQAQMQQIATRIAQRDHLPNSDYRYVIAQLKLKQMTNDEILPFYEKRLHAIEEIIETQHLVTLPDRPAIIRLGSPAESVQQPAPHMIPPPFLNNTGQRGVFVLPLNMPAVGGAAAQKVDDYTFDAATWTLIAHEARPGHELQFDSMVEHGVSKARALYAFNSTNAEGWGLYAEYITLPYMPLEGQLISLQFRLLRAARAFLDPELQSGKVTPQEAMRVLTSDVGMSVPFANQEVERYTFRMPGQANSYFYGYTRLLELRKSTQAALGPKFNQQRFHDFILAQGLLPPNLMKKAVEDHFIPDEQKK